The proteins below come from a single Drosophila teissieri strain GT53w chromosome 3L, Prin_Dtei_1.1, whole genome shotgun sequence genomic window:
- the LOC122616862 gene encoding chymotrypsin BI, with product MSKQSASATLLLLIWLTWLTMHCIALDWQQVKPMYLVSMYPGPDGLSSSSSSPFTSSASSSGSLEHDAEMSASNVDNRHMKGMGMGRGVAAFSEEDDREPLVLNLETTPLMEKMLPEGAMAMDRIFGGDVGNPHCFPYQVGMLLQRPKGLYWCGGSLISDKHVITAAHCVDMAKRALVFLGANEIKNAKEKGQVRLMVPSENFQIYPTWNPKRLKDDIALVRLPHAVSFNERIHPIQLPKRHYEYRSFKNKLAIASGWGRYATGVHAISNVLRYVQLQIIDGRTCKSNFPLSYRGTNICTSGRNARSTCNGDSGGPLVLQRRHSKKRVLVGITSFGSIYGCDRGYPAAFTKVASYLDWISDETGVSAHQDTTEAIFFDQYVREYGKPRQSRRLETEEQLEDDVPDELDVHPRPVSDEDISEDVRPRTRSRPHSEHEFYFL from the exons ATGTCCAAACAATCTGCAAGTGccacgctgctgctgctcatttGGCTGACATGGCTAACGATGCACTGCATCGCGCTGGACTGGCAGCAGGTTAAGCCGATGTACCTGGTGTCCATGTACCCCGGCCCCGACGGTCTCTCCTCTTCCTCGTCCTCCCCATTTACCTCCTCCGCATCCTCGTCCGGTTCCCTGGAGCACGATGCGGAAATGAGTGCCAGCAACGTGGACAATCGGCATATGaaggggatgggaatgggcagGGGGGTGGCTGCATTCAGCGAAGAGGATGATCGGGAGCCACTGGTTCTCAATCTGGAAACCACGCCGCTGATGGAGAAGATGCTGCCCGAGGGCGCGATGGCCATGGATCGCATCTTCGGCGGTGATGTTGGCAATCCCCACTGTTTTCCCTACCAGGTGGGAATGCTGCTTCAAAGACCCAAGGGTCTGTACTGGTGTGGTGGCTCACTGATCTCTGATAAGCATGTCATCACCGCCGCCCACTGTGTTGACAT GGCAAAGCGGGCCCTGGTATTCCTGGGCGCCAATGAGATCAAGAACGCCAAGGAGAAGGGCCAGGTTCGGCTGATGGTGCCTAGCGAAAACTTCCAAATCTACCCCACCTGGAATCCAAAGAGATTGAAGGATGACATTGCTCTGGTCAGACTGCCTCATGCAGTCAGCTTTAATG AGCGCATCCATCCCATTCAGTTGCCGAAAAGGCACTACGAGTACCGCAGTTTCAAGAACAAGCTGGCCATCGCATCCGGTTGGGGTCGCTATGCCACCGGAGTCCATGCGATCAGCAATGTGCTGCGCTATGTCCAGCTGCAGATAATCGATGGACGGACGTGCAAGTCCAACTTTCCGCTTTCCTATCGAGGTACGAACATATGCACCAGTGGACGGAATGCCCGTTCCACCTGCAACGGGGATTCGGGAGGACCTTTGGTTCTCCAAAGGCGGCACTCGAAGAAGAGAGTCCTGGTGGGCATTACATCCTTTGGCAGCATATACGGCTGCGATCGCGGCTATCCGGCGGCCTTCACCAAAGTGGCCTCTTATTTGGATTGGATTAGCGATGAAACGGGTGTAAGTGCCCACCAGGATACCACGGAGGCAATATTCTTCGATCAGTATGTGCGGGAATATGGCAAACCACGACAAAGTCGACGCTTGGAaacggaggagcagctggaggacgATGTGCCCGACGAACTAGATGTGCATCCGAGACCCGTTTCCGATGAAGACATCTCCGAGGATGTCAGACCGCGAACACGGTCACGCCCACACTCCGAACACGAGTTTTATTTCTTGTAA
- the LOC122616863 gene encoding brachyurin: MKFACATVVLLATILGAQAVDWQSVKNLNIETPMPKVHGESLPSGRITGGEIAQPNQFPYQVGLLLYVNGGAAWCGGTIISDRWIITAAHCTDSLTTGVDVYLGAHDRTNAKEVGQQIIFVETKNVIVHEDWIAETITNDISLIKLPVPIEFNDYIQPAKLPVKSDSYSTYGGENAIASGWGKISDSATGATDILQYAKVPIMNNSGCSPWYFGLVAASNICIKTTGGISTCNGDSGGPLVLDDGSNTLIGATSFGIALGCEVGWPGVFTRITYYLDWIEAKTGVVNYGN, from the exons ATGAAATTCGCCTGCGCTACGGTTGTGCTTTTGGCCACCATCCTGGGGGCCCAGGCCGTCGACTGGCAGTCGGTCAAGAACCTGAACATCGAGACCCCGATGCCCAAGGTGCATGGCGAGTCGCTGCCCAGCGGCAGGATTACCGGTGGAGAGATCGCGCAGCCCAACCAGTTCCCCTACCAGGTGGGACTACTGCTGTACGTGAACGGAGGAGCTGCCTGGTGCGGTGGCACCATCATCAGCGACCGCTGGATCATCACCGCCGCCCATTGCACGGACAGCTTGACCACCGGAGTGGATGTCTACCTGGGCGCCCACGATCGCACCAACGCCAAGGAGGTGGGACAGCAGATCATCTTTGTGGAGACCAAGAATGTGATCGTGCACGAGGACTGGATCGCCGAGACCATCACCAACGACATTTCGCTTATCAAGCTGCCAGTGCCCATTGAGTTCAACG ACTACATCCAGCCCGCTAAACTGCCCGTGAAGTCCGACAGCTACAGCACCTACGGCGGAGAGAATGCCATTGCCTCCGGATGGGGCAAGATCAGCGACT CTGCCACCGGAGCCACCGACATTCTGCAGTACGCCAAGGTGCCCATCATGAACAACAGCGGCTGCTCCCCCTGGTACTTCGGCCTGGTTGCCGCCAGCAACATCTGCATCAAGACCACCGGCGGAATCTCCACCTGCAACGGCGACTCCGGCGGCCCTCTGGTCCTCGATGACGGCAGCAACACCCTGATTGGAGCCACCTCCTTCGGCATTGCCCTCGGCTGCGAGGTGGGATGGCCCGGTGTCTTCACCCGTATCACTTACTACCTGGACTGGATCGAGGCAAAGACTGGTGTGGTCAACTACGGCAACTAA
- the LOC122616867 gene encoding serine protease 1: MKVLAVLLLGVIASATAFEKPVFWKDVPVGKASIEGRITMGYPAYEGKVPYIVGLGFSKNGGGTWCGGSIIGNTWVMTAKHCTDGMESVTIYYGALWRLQAQYTHWVGRNDFIEHGSGDISLIRTPHVDFWSLVNKVELPRYDDRYNNYQGWWALVSGWGKTSDDVGVSEYLNCVDVQIGENSVCENYYGSFSGDLICIPTPENKGTCSGDSGGPLVIHDGNRQVGIVSFGSSAGCLSNGPKGMVRVTSYLDWIRDHTGISY; the protein is encoded by the coding sequence ATGAAGGTGCTAGCGGTTCTGCTTCTGGGGGTGATTGCCTCCGCCACGGCTTTCGAGAAGCCGGTCTTCTGGAAGGATGTGCCCGTGGGCAAGGCCTCGATCGAGGGTAGGATCACCATGGGATATCCTGCGTACGAGGGCAAGGTGCCCTACATTGTCGGCTTGGGCTTCAGCAAGAACGGCGGTGGCACCTGGTGCGGCGGCTCCATCATCGGCAACACCTGGGTGATGACCGCCAAGCACTGCACCGATGGCATGGAATCGGTGACCATCTACTACGGAGCCCTCTGGCGCCTGCAGGCACAGTACACCCACTGGGTGGGACGCAACGACTTCATCGAGCACGGATCTGGTGACATCTCCCTGATCCGCACACCGCACGTGGACTTCTGGTCGCTGGTCAACAAGGTGGAGCTGCCCAGGTACGACGATCGCTACAACAACTACCAAGGCTGGTGGGCCCTCGTCTCCGGATGGGGCAAGACCTCCGACGATGTCGGCGTCTCCGAGTACCTGAACTGCGTGGATGTCCAGATCGGCGAGAACTCCGTGTGCGAGAACTACTATGGCAGCTTCTCCGGCGACCTCATCTGCATCCCCACGCCCGAGAACAAGGGCACCTGCAGCGGCGACTCTGGCGGCCCACTGGTCATCCACGACGGCAACCGCCAGGTGGGCATCGTGTCCTTCGGCTCCTCCGCCGGCTGCCTCTCCAACGGTCCCAAGGGAATGGTGCGCGTCACCAGCTACCTGGACTGGATCCGCGACCACACTGGAATCTCTTACTAA
- the LOC122616864 gene encoding protein tantalus, producing the protein MDNIVYDFAKITFQPKENRSSTSSNLSWRLKEMAMSDMEEMQDTSEPIAAPDSDDNVSSASQDSDDVDSQLSRCEDNDDDSDCISGSSRRSSSFGARAGVARRRMPARVSKDNFNRICSAIMKPIKKKQRKELNTNVQTLKSIEKIYTNKRMKKFTPTNLETIFEEPSDENAADAEDDSEECSISSQVKVVKVWGRKLRRAISFSDGLNKNKILSKRRRQKVKKTFGKRFALKKISMTEFHDRLNKSFDSAMLEGDDGEAGGSVETIEIPKTSMTMEDIQLPAMSSQHQFLMQPAGFE; encoded by the exons ATGGATAACATTGTCTACGACTTTGCCAAGATCACGTTTCAACCAAAGGAGAACAG ATCATCCACCAGCTCCAATCTCTCGTGGCGACTGAAGGAGATGGCCATGTCGGACATGGAGGAGATGCAGGACACATCCGAGCCCATAGCTGCGCCCGATTCCGATGACAATGTCAGCAGTGCATCGCAAGACTCCGACGATGTGGACTCCCAGTTGAGTCGCTGCGAGGACAATGATGACGACAGCGATTGCATCAGTGGATCATCCAGACGAAGTTCCAGTTTTGGTGCTCGAGCGGGCGTGGCTCGTCGCAGGATGCCCGCCAGGGTGTCCAAGGACAACTTCAACCGGATCTGCAGCGCCATCATGAAACCCATCAAAAAGAAGCAACGCAAAGAGCTGAACACAAATGTGCAAACGCTTAAGAGCATTGAAAAGATCTACACCAACAAGCGCATGAAAAAGTTCACGCCCACCAATCTGGAGACAATCTTCGAGGAACCCAGCGATGAGAACGCCGCCGATGCTGAGGACGACAGCGAGGAGTGCTCCATCAGCAGCCAAGTGAAGGTAGTCAAGGTTTGGGGTCGCAAACTTCGCCGGGCCATATCCTTCAGCGATGGTCTGAACAAGAACAAAATCCTGTCGAAGAGGCGCCGCCAGAAGGTGAAGAAGACCTTTGGCAAGCGATTCGCACTCAAGAAAATCTCCATGACCGAGTTCCACGATCGCCTGAATAAGAGCTTCGACAGTGCCATGCTGGAGGGGGATGATGGAGAGGCGGGCGGTTCGGTGGAGACTATCGAGATCCCGAAGACTTCCATGACCATGGAAGACATACAGCTGCCGGCAATGAGCAGCCAACACCAGTTCCTCATGCAACCGGCGGGCTTCGAGTAG